The genome window CAGCAGCAGGGCCGTCAGGACTACAATTCCAGTGAAGGCTACCGAGAAGTTGTCGACGACCAGCATGTCGTTAAAAAACGACTCTGTAGTGCCCCAGTCCAGGAAATTTACCCCGAATACCACGGCCAGCATGAGCATGGCCGCAGGTAGCAGCAACCGGTTGGAGCGGCGAAACCCGAGAAACAGGTTGCCCAGGCCCAGAACGGAAAGTAGAATGATTGAATTCATTAGCGTAGGAGGGAGTTGCCACGGCGGAAGCCGCCGCGAACTACCGTCAGTTTAGCGTTTTACTACCTCGTTCAGAATGCTCAGTACGCTGCCTTCCGACAGGTGCAGGAAGGTGTTCGGGAACAAGCCAATCCAGAATACCAGCACGATAAGTGGCACCAGCAAGGCCAGTTCCGCGCCGGTCAGGTCAGTGAAGGTAGCGGTGAAAGAGGAATCCGGGCCTAGCATCACCCGCTGGAACATGCGTAGCAAGTACACCGCGCCCAGAATGATGGTCACGCCGGCCACGGCGCCCATCCAGGCATTGTACTGGTACACGCCGGCCAGCAGCAGAAACTCACCGACGAATCCATTGGTCAAAGGAAGGGCCACTGTACCGAGCAGCAACACCAGGAAGCACACCGTAAGCACCGGCGCCTGACGGGTTAGGCCACCCAGGTCGGCAATGCTGCGAGTGCCGGTGCGGCGCTCAATAGCATCGGCAATGAAGAACATACCTACTACGTTTACGCCGTGGGCCAGCATCTGAATGCTAGCGCCCTGCAAGCCCATTTGCGTCAGCGAAAACACGCCGGCAATCATCAGCCCTACGTGCGAGAGGGAGGAGTACGCAATCAGGCGCTTCACGTCCTGCTGACGGATGGCAATGATGGCTCCGTAAATAATACCGATAACGGCCAGGATGAGCACTAGATTCTGCCACCGATCGACGCCCAGGGGCACCACGGGCAGCAGCCAGCGCATGCAACCGTAAATACCCATCTTCAGCATAATGCCCGAGAGCAGCATGGTAGCCGGTGCGGGGGCTTCGGTGTAGGTGTCGGGCTGCCAGGTGTGGAAGGGGAAGATGGGCATCTTCACGGCGAAGGCCGCAAAAATCAGCCAGAACAGCCAGGCCTGGGTTTCGGCGGGTAGGTTCAGGTTGTAGAAGGAAGCCAGGTCGGAGTTGTGTGCCGCCAGCCCGTTGGCCGCGGGGCCGGTCTGGAAGTAGAGGTACACGAAGCCGGCCAGCATGAACAAGGAGCCGACGATGGTATACAAGAAAAACT of Hymenobacter sublimis contains these proteins:
- a CDS encoding complex I subunit 4 family protein, whose product is MLTVLLLLWPVAAALLLHFFKGRTARVAAFGAALVEFVLAAYAAFIFNANNSGQFSLNLPWIASAGINFHVGMDGLSLLLVLLTAFLVPIILLAAFRRNFENESVFYALVLFMETGLIGVFTAQDAFLFYFFWEVALIPIYFLAGVWGGANRAKVTFKFFLYTIVGSLFMLAGFVYLYFQTGPAANGLAAHNSDLASFYNLNLPAETQAWLFWLIFAAFAVKMPIFPFHTWQPDTYTEAPAPATMLLSGIMLKMGIYGCMRWLLPVVPLGVDRWQNLVLILAVIGIIYGAIIAIRQQDVKRLIAYSSLSHVGLMIAGVFSLTQMGLQGASIQMLAHGVNVVGMFFIADAIERRTGTRSIADLGGLTRQAPVLTVCFLVLLLGTVALPLTNGFVGEFLLLAGVYQYNAWMGAVAGVTIILGAVYLLRMFQRVMLGPDSSFTATFTDLTGAELALLVPLIVLVFWIGLFPNTFLHLSEGSVLSILNEVVKR